TTCAATTGCCTTTTGCCGCTGCATCAGGGAGTGAGTCAATTTTAACGGCTATTAGTATTATCAAAAAATTAGATAATGGAGATTTAAAGCAGATTCCTAAAGATGCGCCTATTGGATTTGTTCCAACAGATTTAGCTCCCTTTTTGATGAATGATCAGCAACGGATAAATAGAAATGCATGGGAAACGGCTTTAGCAATAACTATTAAAAACGCATTACGTTCTGGCAATTTATATTTAGCTCAAAGTAAGGAGCATGTATCATTTTGGGACTTAATTTTAAGCAAAAATAATTGGCAAGAAACAAAGGCGCAAGCTTATTTAGAGTTAGAACAACCACATGATAAAGATGCTAAGGAAATACTTACTAATAAGTTCTTCATAGATGTTTCCCAAGCTAGCCGTAAATTTGAATCTAATCAATTTGCTACAATTGTAGATCAACGGCTTAAATTGAAACGAGAAGATAAGTTAGCAGAAGATCCAGAGATAAAGCCTCTTCAAAAAATTATTGACAATAGTTTACCCTTTATTCGAATTGAAGAGTTGCTTATGGAAGTTGATCAAATGACCCGTTTTACTCAACACTTTAAACCAATAGCAGGGCATTCTGGTAAACCAAAACAATTTTATAAAACCTTGATTGCTGCAATTATTTCTCAAGCTACTAATTTAGGTATTGTTTCCATGAGTGCTAGTATGAAAAACACAAGTGTTGATAAATTACGACATATTCTGCATTATTTTATTAGAGAAGAAACGCTAAATGCTGCTAATACACAACTTGTAAATTTACATAATCAACTACCACTGAGTAGTGTATATGGGCAAGGAGAAATATCTTCTTCCGATGCGCAACGATTTAAGATAAGAGCTAGTAGCCTTCTCGCATCTTATTATCCACGTTATTACGGCTATTATGAAAAAGCCATTGGAATTTACACCCATGTTTCTAATCAATATTCAGTATTTGGAACCAATGCAATATCATGTGGTCCTAGAGAAGCATTGTATGTATTGGATGGATTATTAGAGAATAATACCATCCTGAAAATAAAGGCTCATACTACAGATACGCATGGATTTACAGAAATTATCTTTGCACTATGTCATTTATTGGGATATTATTTTATGCCTAGAATTAGGAATCTAAAAGACCAACAACTTTACAAAATAGATAAAACACAGGACTTTGGTGATTTCAATCCATTACTTAATAAAACAGTGGATATGGATATCATAGAAGAGCAATGGGATATGATGGTTCGTGTAGCATCCTCATTAAAGAAAAGAACAACGCCTGCTCACATTATTGTTCAACGTTTGACAAGTAATGCCCCATCTGATAGGTTAACCAGAGCTTTTGTCAATCTAGGGCGAATTATTAAAACCCAATACATCTTACGATACATTACAGATCCTGAACTAAGACGAACTGTTCAACGACAACTGAATAAAGGTGAGTATAGGCATAAGCTTCCTCGAAGAGTTTTTTTTGCTGATCAAGGTGAATTTAAAACAGGAGATTATGCAGAAATCATGAATAAAGCTACTTGTTTAAGCTTAGTATCTAATGCTGTATTATATTGGAATACGGTTCGTATTAACAAAATCGTTGAAGACCTGAGAGCAAGAGGAGAGCACATAAAAGATGAAACACTATCCCATATTTCTCTGCTCTCATACAAACACGTTATTCCTAACGGTTCTTATTTTATTGACGATTTTCAAAGGGCTTTTTAAGCAGAAAATTACGCTTTCTGTTATAACCTTATATTCATAACCGTAACTTTCTGCGCAAATGCCCCCGCTAGTCCAATCCTAAATCTTCTTTAGTATTTTTGGAATAAATGTTTCAACAAAAAAAGTATGAGCGATATAACTAAGTTTGATTACGATGGTGTAAATATATCATTTGAGTTTTCTGATGGAAATAGAATGATAAATGCAACAGAGATGGCAAAGCCATTTCAAGATAAACGCATGAATAACTTCTTACGAACCAAGCAGACAAAAGAATACATTCAAGTACTAGAAAAGCGATACGCTAATTGGCGCATCGCTGAAAAACGTGAAGTATTAAGGGTTGTAAAAGGTGGTGATGCTTCAAAGGGCGAACAAGGAACTTGGATGGATGAAAAGCTTGCGCTCAAATTTGCAGCATGGTTGTCAGTAGAATTTGAACTTTGGGTCTATGATCGAATAGATGAATTACTCAAAACAGGGAAAACTGAACTTCCAGATTATAGCCCATCAACCGAAATAATTAGAAGTATTCGTTTGATTGCAGACCAGTTAGAATTCCACGGAAAAGAGATTGGCGAAATAAAAGAAGATATTAGTCTTATAAAAGATCATGTCTCAGATTTGGAAGCAAAGATCACTTCCATTGATGAACAATATTATAGTGTATCTGGTTATTGTTCTCTTCATTCAATTCCATGTCCATTAGATAAAGCGAAAGGGTGGGGGTATAATGCGACAAAGGAAAGTAACAAAAAAGGTATTGCGATTGGAAAAGCGTATGATGCCAAATATGGCTCAATTAACACCTACCATATTGATATACTTAAAGATGTCATAAAATAAATTCCAGACAAAAAGAGACCACTAATGAAAGTGGTCTCCAAGCTATTTCTATTCCACCATGATTAAAATAATTGTGTTTAAATATTAGCTACCAAGAATATATTTGACAGCATTTTCAGCTTGTGGAGCGACTCGGAAAATAAATCGTTTATCTTCTTTCATACAGTCCAACCATGACTGTAAATACGCTGCGGAGTTTTGCAAAAGGTTTTCTTCCTGAATCTCAGTGAGAGAAGCAAGCATACAAGCCCCAAGTTCTGAGGTTAATTCTTCCTCAGAATAAATCATTTTACCTTTGTTTTGCATAAGCATAATCCCCTTTCGTGCTAGACGAGTACTATGCCCTGTCCAATGGATTAACTCATGGAAAAGAACTCGATAATAAGCTTCTGCTCCATGTTCTGCAAATTGTTGGAGTTTGGGCATATTGATAACATCTTTTAACGGCGCATAATAGGCAGTTTCTTTGTCTATAAACTGAATTTTAGGGAGATCTTCCATAGAATCAAGAAGTGTCTCACAACGCTCAATTGGCCGAATCTCTTGTGTTTCAAGAGGTGGCTTTTCCCATTCAATGCCTTCTGTGCAACTGATATTAAAAACAGTATATCGTCTCAGATATGGATGTTTTTTTAGAGGCGTTCCATTTTCTTCCGCAGTTTGTACCTCTGCAGCAGAAAGTGTTTTACCTTCATCATCTGTGCAATAAAAATTGACGTAATAAATTCGTTCAGCTTGTGAGCCTTTGATGACTTTCCCTCCAAGCTTTTGAACTTGTTTCCAGGTTAAATAATAGGGTACCTCATAGTTTGTTACAAAGTTGAGCAGAAACCAATTAATACCACTGTATTGATGTTTGGTGTAATAATTCTGTGCAAAGCCGTATTCAGAAGCCTTGAAAAGTTGCTTCCATGGAACAGTGCCTTTTTCGAGCAATTGAATTAGTTTATTGGTTACTTCTTGATACACGTCTGTATCGGAAGTAGTTTTCTTATTTTGTTGCATACCATCGTTGTTTTGTGGTGGAAATGTGAAATAGCAAAAACAGCCCTCAAAAGAGTGCTGTGAGCTAATGGTAGCATAGGTAGGAGAGGGGGCGAAAAGAAAATTGTTAAAGTTCTTTTGATCTCTTATAGAGATTATTTTATGCTGAAAGCTGTTTTTTGATGCTTTTTGCGATGATAATAGCAAGATTTACAGGA
Above is a window of Aureispira anguillae DNA encoding:
- a CDS encoding Tn3 family transposase — protein: MKPARPSSYRKYPSINSSEKFSDEEMVRDWTLSSSDLKEIGRYRKQVRLYIAIQICGLRLHGRFIQRVNDLSFRIINYLNTQLNLPTNLAIKVTSRKATQSIHRKNILSYLGFKKFDEAIEKHLCYFLTEKANKGLLPDELFTQAQEYLFAQQILLPGHTVLDKLITNICSQVHLNLFEQVYRKLPNNLLKAIDNSLKLPKGQQRTLFFYLKEYPPSASITTLKSYLNKYTQLIEMGIDQIGDQLLDPSFQEYLYELTKKYRAKDLKRFSPHKRYSLMACFLLESRKKILDYIIQLHDQFIQDLVRKAKNTYKKQYKKRQTQQKKSMNNLLISVESLLDWAENSQISREKFLEQLNTKRLRNSYDAVSEFNQFTIKGSGRFILTRYPSLRKYFAQFIQLPFAAASGSESILTAISIIKKLDNGDLKQIPKDAPIGFVPTDLAPFLMNDQQRINRNAWETALAITIKNALRSGNLYLAQSKEHVSFWDLILSKNNWQETKAQAYLELEQPHDKDAKEILTNKFFIDVSQASRKFESNQFATIVDQRLKLKREDKLAEDPEIKPLQKIIDNSLPFIRIEELLMEVDQMTRFTQHFKPIAGHSGKPKQFYKTLIAAIISQATNLGIVSMSASMKNTSVDKLRHILHYFIREETLNAANTQLVNLHNQLPLSSVYGQGEISSSDAQRFKIRASSLLASYYPRYYGYYEKAIGIYTHVSNQYSVFGTNAISCGPREALYVLDGLLENNTILKIKAHTTDTHGFTEIIFALCHLLGYYFMPRIRNLKDQQLYKIDKTQDFGDFNPLLNKTVDMDIIEEQWDMMVRVASSLKKRTTPAHIIVQRLTSNAPSDRLTRAFVNLGRIIKTQYILRYITDPELRRTVQRQLNKGEYRHKLPRRVFFADQGEFKTGDYAEIMNKATCLSLVSNAVLYWNTVRINKIVEDLRARGEHIKDETLSHISLLSYKHVIPNGSYFIDDFQRAF
- a CDS encoding KilA-N domain-containing protein → MSDITKFDYDGVNISFEFSDGNRMINATEMAKPFQDKRMNNFLRTKQTKEYIQVLEKRYANWRIAEKREVLRVVKGGDASKGEQGTWMDEKLALKFAAWLSVEFELWVYDRIDELLKTGKTELPDYSPSTEIIRSIRLIADQLEFHGKEIGEIKEDISLIKDHVSDLEAKITSIDEQYYSVSGYCSLHSIPCPLDKAKGWGYNATKESNKKGIAIGKAYDAKYGSINTYHIDILKDVIK
- a CDS encoding ArdC family protein, translating into MQQNKKTTSDTDVYQEVTNKLIQLLEKGTVPWKQLFKASEYGFAQNYYTKHQYSGINWFLLNFVTNYEVPYYLTWKQVQKLGGKVIKGSQAERIYYVNFYCTDDEGKTLSAAEVQTAEENGTPLKKHPYLRRYTVFNISCTEGIEWEKPPLETQEIRPIERCETLLDSMEDLPKIQFIDKETAYYAPLKDVINMPKLQQFAEHGAEAYYRVLFHELIHWTGHSTRLARKGIMLMQNKGKMIYSEEELTSELGACMLASLTEIQEENLLQNSAAYLQSWLDCMKEDKRFIFRVAPQAENAVKYILGS